One window from the genome of Oryza glaberrima chromosome 3, OglaRS2, whole genome shotgun sequence encodes:
- the LOC127767696 gene encoding probable LRR receptor-like serine/threonine-protein kinase At2g16250, protein MEEEEMMRAGGCCCGGGGVWARLLLLVAVVAAAAAPGAVVAQQGNLTSRADLSGLYALRGSLGLRARDWPRRADPCTAWAGVRCSGGRVVSVDLAGLRRTRLGRLAPRFAVDGLRNLTRLEAFSAPGFGLPGSLPAWLGAGLAPTFQLLDISGCAVTGEIPASAIAGLSNLTTLNLAGNLLSGQLPGSALAGLARLKTLNLSGNAFSGELPKAVWSLPELSVLDVSRTNLTGALPDTGLALPSNVQVVDLSGNLFYGGVPGSFGQLFGRTKLANISGNYFDGKLGVSNGDGGNFSFELNCFVDVTGQRSQAECQQFYAARGLPYNVSGPAPAPQPAMPASPGRKKGHKNLKYILIGAICGGVLLVAVIAAILYCLVCSGSRRNGSRNDQRESGVRNTQLGASGTGGGAVTAGMQPSASPANLAKVGDSFGYDQLVEATTDFGDDRLIKHGHSGDLYLGALHDGTSVVVKRITSSMAKKDAYMAELDLFAKGLHERLVPIMGHCLDKEEEKFLVYRFVRNGDLSSALHRKSGEEEEGLQSLDWIKRLKIATGVAEALCYLHHECNPPMVHRDVQASSILLDDKFDVRLGSLSEVCPQEGEGHQNVITKLLRFSSTADQGSSGSPSASCSYDVYCFGKVLLELVTGRLGISASNDAATNEWLDHTLRYINIYEKELMSKIIDPSLIIDEDHLEEVWAMAIVAKSCLNPRSSKRPPMKYILKALENPLKVVREDNGGSSSARLRATSSRGSWNAAFFGSWRHSSSDIGPSRDDNLLKRSETIKSSGGSNGDHSSSRRRQSKEIFPEPSGSRDTED, encoded by the exons atggaggaggaggagatgatgcGGGCTGGTGgttgttgttgtggtggtggtggggtctGGGCGCGGCTACTGCTGctcgtggcggtggtggcggcggcggcggcgcccggggcggtggtggcgcagcAGGGGAACCTCACGTCGCGGGCGGATCTCTCGGGGCTCTACGCGCTGCGCGGCTCGCTCGGGCTGCGCGCGCGGGActggccgcgccgcgccgaccCCTGCACGGCGTGGGCCGGGGTGCgctgcagcggcggccgcgtcgtgtCGGTCGACCTCGCCGGGCTGCGCCGCACGCGGCTGGGGCGCCTGGCGCCGCGGTTCGCCGTCGACGGGCTGCGCAACCTCACGCGGCTCGAGGCCTTCAGCGCGCCCGGGTTCGGCCTGCCAGGCTCCCTTCCGGCGTGGCTCGGCGCGGGGCTCGCGCCCACCTTCCAGCTCCTCGACATCTCCGGCTGCGCCGTCACGGGGGAGATCCCCGCCTCGGCCATCGCCGGCCTCAGCAACCTCACCACTCTCAACCTCGCGGGGAATCTACTCTCGGGGCAGCTCCCTGGCAGTGCTCTCGCCGGGCTCGCTCGGCTCAAGACTCTCAACCTCTCTGGCAATGCCTTCTCAGGCGAGCTACCCAAGGCGGTCTGGTCGCTCCCGGAGCTGAGCGTTCTCGATGTGTCTCGGACCAACCTCACCGGCGCATTGCCGGATACAGGGCTCGCGCTTCCATCCAATGTACAGGTGGTGGATCTGTCCGGGAACCTCTTCTATGGTGGCGTGCCGGGATCCTTTGGCCAACTTTTCGGTAGGACGAAGCTGGCCAATATCTCTGGGAATTACTTCGACGGCAAGCTGGGTGTATCCAATGGTGATGGTGGGAATTTCTCATTTGAGTTGAATTGCTTCGTTGATGTCACTGGACAGCGTAGCCAGGCAGAATGTCAGCAGTTCTATGCTGCACGTGGTTTGCCATATAATGTTTCAGGTCCTGCACCCGCACCGCAGCCTGCGATGCCAGCTTCACCGGGAAGGAAAAAGGGGCACAAGAATTTGAAGTATATACTGATTGGAGCCATTTGCGGCGGTGTCCTCTTGGTAGCTGTGATTGCTGCCATTTTGTATTGCTTGGTGTGCTCTGGGAGTAGGAGGAATGGGAGTAGGAATGATCAGCGGGAAAGTGGCGTGCGGAACACACAGTTGGGAGCGTCTGGAACTGGTGGGGGTGCAGTTACTGCTGGCATGCAACCTTCTGCATCGCCTGCAAACTTGGCAAAGGTCGGTGATTCATTCGGTTATGACCAGCTCGTCGAAGCCACCACGGACTTTGGAGATGATAGGCTTATCAAGCATGGTCACTCAGGTGATCTTTACCTTGGGGCGCTCCATGATGGGACCTCTGTGGTTGTGAAGAGGATAACTTCCAGCATGGCTAAGAAAGATGCTTATATGGCGGAGCTAGATTTATTTGCCAAAGGATTGCATGAAAGGCTGGTGCCGATCATGGGGCATTGCCTTGATAAAGAGGAGGAGAAATTTCTCGTGTATAGATTTGTCCGGAATGGCGACTTATCAAGTGCACTGCACAGAAAGtcaggggaggaagaggaaggcctGCAATCTTTGGACTGGATAAAGAGGCTGAAAATTGCAACAGGAGTGGCAGAGGCACTATGCTATCTCCACCACGAGTGTAATCCACCAATGGTTCACAG GGACGTGCAAGCTAGCAGTATTCTTCTTGATGACAAATTTGATGTGCGCCTTGGGAGTTTGAGCGAGGTGTGTCCTCAAGAAGGGGAAGGCCACCAAAATGTCATCACAAAGCTGTTGAGATTTTCATC GACTGCGGATCAAGGATCTTCTG GTTCTCCATCTGCATCATGTTCATATGATGTCTATTGCTTTGGAAAAGTTTTGTTGGAGCTGGTGACTGGAAGGCTAGGTATCAGTGCATCAAATGATGCTGCAACGAATGAGTGGCTTGATCACACTCTGCGCTACATTAATATTTATGAGAAAGAGCTCATGAGCAAGATCATTGATCCATCACTTATAATTGATGAGGACCATCTGGAGGAAGTCTGGGCAATGGCAATTGTTGCAAAGTCCTGCTTGAATCCTAGGTCTTCTAAACGGCCGCCGATGAAATATATTCTAAAAGCACTAGAGAATCCGTTGAAGGTGGTGAGGGAAGATAACGGCGGCTCTAGCTCAGCCCGTTTGAGAGCCACGTCATCACGGGGATCATGGAATGCTGCATTCTTCGGGAGTTGGCGGCATAGCTCGTCTGATATAGGTCCTTCAAGGGATGACAACTTGTTGAAACGCTCAGAGACGATCAAATCATCCGGAGGGAGCAATGGTGACCATTCTTCCTCCCGCAGGAGGCAATCGAAGGAGATCTTCCCTGAGCCATCTGGCTCACGTGACACCGAGGATTAA
- the LOC127765573 gene encoding phosphatidylinositol transfer protein PDR17 has protein sequence MFSFRKKHASRFDSDDIEQQEAKIQELRAALGPLSSSGKKYCTEACLRRYLEARNWNVDKSRKMLEESLKWRTAYRPEDIRWPEISVESETGKMYRASFVDREGRTVVIMRPAKQNTSSHEGQVRFLVYTLENAILSLPEDQEKMVWLIDFTGWTLANATPIKTARECANILQNHYPERLAIGILFNPPKVFEAFWKVVKHFLDPKSIQKVNFVYLKNEESMKILHKYIDPEVLPVEFGGKNNVVYSHEEYSKLMVKDDIKMASFWASDTKTDHVNKVINEHSVPEVTQQSSLVAAKAS, from the exons ATGTTTAGCTTTCGGAAAAAGCATGCCTCTCGCTTCGATTCAGATGACATTGAGCAACAAGAAGCAAAG ATCCAAGAGCTCAGAGCTGCACTTGGGCCGTTGTCTTCCTCTGGTAAGAAATATTGTACTGAAGCATGCTTGAGAAGATATCTAGAGGCCCGTAACTGGAATGTTGATAAGTCCAGAAAAATGTTGGAAGAAAGTCTTAAGTGGAGAACAGCTTACAGGCCAGAAGACATTCGTTGG CCCGAGATTTCTGTTGAATCAGAAACAGGTAAAATGTACAGAGCAAGTTTTGTAGATAGAGAGGGGAGAACTGTCGTCATTATGAGACCCGCAAAGCAG AACACATCGTCCCATGAAGGGCAGGTACGGTTTCTTGTATATACGTTGGAGAATGCAATCCTCAGCTTGCCTGAAGATCAAGAGAAAATGGTTTGGTTGATAGATTTCACAGGATGGACCTTGGCAAATGCGACACCCATAAAGACTGCCAGAGAATGTGCAAATATCCTGCAAAATCATTACCCTGAGAGGTTGGCTATCGGGATCCTGTTTAATCCCCCCAAAGTATTTGAGGCTTTTTGGAAG GTTGTCAAACATTTCCTTGACCCAAAATCAATCCAGAAGGTGAATTTTGTATACCTGAAGAACGAGGAGAGCATGAAGATCCTGCACAAGTACATTGATCCAGAAGTCCTTCCTGTAGAGTTTGGAGGAAAGAACAATGTGGTGTACAGCCATGAGGAGTACTCCAAGTTGATGGTGAAAGATGACATTAAAATGGCAAGCTTTTGGGCATCGGATACAAAAACTGACCATGTTAACAAAGTCATTAACGAGCACTCCGTCCCCGAGGTTACGCAACAGTCGTCGCTGGTGGCTGCGAAAGCGAGCTGA